A window of the Sporosarcina sp. FSL K6-2383 genome harbors these coding sequences:
- the sufB gene encoding Fe-S cluster assembly protein SufB: MAKKMPDIGDYKYGFADKDVSVFRSERGLTKEIVEQISNMKEEPQWMLDYRLKSLELFYKMPMPQWGGDLSPLKFDEITYYVKPSEGTERSWDEVPEEIKRTFDKLGIPEAEQKYLAGVSAQYESEVVYHNMKKDLEDLGIVFKDTDSALRENEELFKKHWGTIIPNSDNKFAALNSAVWSGGSFIYVPPGIKVETPLQAYFRINSENMGQFERTLIIVDEGASVHYVEGCTAPVYTTNSLHSAVVEIIIKKDAYCRYTTIQNWANNVYNLVTKRAVCDANATMEWIDGNIGSKLTMKYPAVILKGEGARGMTLSIALAGKGQHQDAGAKMHHLAPNTSSTIVSKSISQHGGKVTYRGIVHFGRKADGARANIECDTLIMDDKSTSDTIPYNEILNDNVSLEHEAKVSKVSEEQLFYLMSRGIPELEATEMIVMGFIEPFTKELPMEYAVEMNRLIKFEMEGSIG, translated from the coding sequence ATGGCTAAAAAAATGCCGGATATCGGTGATTATAAATATGGTTTTGCTGATAAAGACGTCTCTGTTTTCCGTTCTGAACGTGGTTTAACAAAAGAAATTGTTGAACAGATTTCAAATATGAAGGAAGAGCCGCAGTGGATGTTAGATTATCGTCTAAAGTCATTGGAATTGTTCTATAAAATGCCAATGCCTCAATGGGGTGGGGATCTAAGCCCACTTAAATTTGACGAAATCACTTATTACGTAAAACCATCTGAAGGAACAGAACGTTCTTGGGATGAAGTGCCAGAAGAAATTAAGCGTACGTTTGATAAACTCGGCATTCCTGAAGCAGAGCAGAAGTATCTTGCAGGTGTTTCTGCACAGTATGAATCAGAAGTTGTTTATCACAATATGAAAAAAGACCTTGAGGATCTTGGAATTGTTTTCAAGGATACAGATTCAGCTCTACGAGAAAATGAAGAGTTGTTCAAAAAGCATTGGGGAACAATTATTCCAAACTCCGATAACAAGTTTGCAGCACTGAACTCTGCTGTTTGGTCAGGTGGATCATTCATCTACGTACCACCAGGTATTAAAGTTGAAACCCCACTACAAGCCTATTTCCGCATTAACTCGGAAAACATGGGACAGTTCGAGCGTACACTTATCATCGTTGATGAAGGAGCGAGCGTACACTACGTCGAAGGATGTACAGCGCCTGTCTACACAACAAACTCACTGCATAGTGCAGTTGTTGAAATCATCATCAAAAAAGATGCGTATTGCCGCTATACAACTATCCAAAACTGGGCAAACAACGTTTACAACCTTGTAACGAAGCGTGCGGTTTGTGATGCAAACGCAACGATGGAATGGATTGATGGCAACATCGGTTCAAAACTAACGATGAAATACCCAGCAGTCATCCTTAAAGGTGAAGGCGCACGCGGTATGACATTATCAATTGCACTCGCAGGTAAAGGGCAACACCAAGATGCAGGAGCAAAAATGCATCACCTAGCACCAAACACATCTTCAACAATCGTTTCTAAGTCGATTTCACAACACGGTGGTAAAGTAACATACCGCGGAATCGTTCACTTCGGACGTAAAGCAGATGGCGCACGTGCGAATATCGAGTGCGATACGCTGATTATGGATGATAAGTCTACATCAGACACGATTCCATATAACGAAATCTTAAATGACAATGTATCACTTGAACACGAAGCAAAAGTATCGAAAGTTTCAGAGGAGCAGCTCTTCTACTTGATGAGCCGCGGAATTCCTGAGCTAGAAGCAACTGAAATGATCGTTATGGGCTTCATCGAGCCATTTACAAAAGAATTGCCGATGGAATATGCTGTAGAAATGAACCGTCTTATTAAATTCGAGATGGAAGGTTCAATCGGTTAA
- the sufU gene encoding Fe-S cluster assembly sulfur transfer protein SufU — protein MSTNNLDQLYRSVIMDHYKNPRNKGVLADNTVTIDMNNPTCGDVIHLTLQVENDIVQDAKFEGEGCSISMASASMMTQIVKGKHVDEAGKLAHVFSDLMLGKELDDSIDLGDIEALAGVAKFPARIKCATLAWKAMEKGVGNDSDTTD, from the coding sequence ATGTCTACTAATAATCTAGATCAGTTATACCGATCAGTCATTATGGATCATTATAAAAACCCGAGGAACAAAGGTGTCCTTGCGGATAATACTGTTACGATTGATATGAATAACCCGACTTGTGGGGACGTTATTCATTTGACACTCCAAGTAGAAAACGACATCGTCCAAGATGCGAAGTTTGAGGGGGAAGGCTGCTCAATTTCTATGGCCTCCGCTTCGATGATGACGCAAATTGTTAAAGGGAAACACGTGGACGAAGCAGGTAAGCTCGCACATGTCTTTTCGGATTTAATGCTAGGGAAAGAACTCGATGATTCCATCGATTTAGGGGATATCGAAGCACTTGCGGGTGTAGCGAAATTCCCCGCGCGTATCAAGTGTGCAACACTTGCATGGAAAGCGATGGAAAAGGGAGTCGGAAATGACTCTGATACTACAGACTAA